The DNA region CAATTGGGTCAAGTCCTTCGCCGCCCTGGGCATTCGCTATTCGGGCGCCAATCTGACCCTGGACCTGGTGGACCGCAGCGGCAAGTACGAGAACGGCTTCATGCACGGCCCCGGCCCCGCCTGGGTCGACCGGGGCACCTTCCGCCCGGCACGGATCAACTTCACGGCCAACGCGGTGCCCGGGCAGGTGGGCAGCGGCCATCGCGCCCTGCAGACCTTCTTTCACGAAGGCGGACACGCGGCCCACTTCAGCAACATCCGCAAGCCGGCGCCCTGTTTCGCGCAGGAATTCGCGCCCACCTCGGTGGCCTTCGCCGAAACCCAGTCGATGTTCCTGGACAGCCTGATCAGCGACCCGGACTGGCTGCGCCGCTATGCCAAGAATGCCGCCGGCGAGGCCATGCCCGAGGAGCTGATCCTGGAAGGGCTGAGGCTGTCGCACACGCTGCGCGCCTATGTGCTGCGCACCATGCTGGCGGTGTCCTACTTCGAGAAGGCACTCTACGAACTGCCCGAGGCCGAGCTGAAGCCCGAGCGGGTTCTGGCCATCGCCCGGGATGCGGAACAGCGCCTGTCCTTCCTCAACGCCAGCGCCCGCCCCCTGCTGAGCATTCCGCACCTGCTGGCCGGCGACAGCTCGGCCTATTACCATGGATACACGCTGGCCCAGATGGCCGTGTACCAGACTCGCGCCTTCTTCCTGCAGCGCGACGGCCATCTGATGGACAACCCGGCCATCGGCCCCGATCTGGCCCGTGCCTACTGGGCACCCGGCAATTCGCGCACCTTCCTGCAGCTGGTGCAGGACCTGACCGGCGAGCCCTTCTCGGCCAAGGCCACCGTGGCGCTGGTCAACCAGCCGCTTGAAGAGGTGGAGAGCAATGCCCGCCGCGCGTTCGAACGCGAGCGCAAGCAACCGCATTTCGCGGGAGACCTGGACCTGGATGCGGAAATCTCCGTGATTCACGGCGACCAACGGATCACAAGCAGCGCCGACCGCAGCCTCGAGCAGGTCGGGCAGGAATTCGGCCAGTGGATCCAGTCCCTGGCCTGAGAACTCAACCCGCCCTCCGTCAGGCGGATCACCCGGACAACACAAGGAAATCCAATGGCTGAGACCATCAACGAAATCACCATCGAGTGGACCGATGACGACGGCAAGGTCCTCGTCAAGGAACTGAAGAAGGAAGTGCTGACCAGCGGTGCCTGGTCCACGATCCTGTTCGCCTACCAGGACCTGGAGCGCGCCAGTGGCAACTACGGGCCGGTCAAGTTTC from Candidatus Delongbacteria bacterium includes:
- a CDS encoding peptidase M3, translated to MSLLNDLNRDYLELHESKENAFWSSMMGLTGADQQEFNRREIALKHFISDASWISRLRDELERPDLTADEREGLEGWKRFFEVNAIEDEGARRLQAEIIELEGRLDSARRTMALGYTDPATGRFERASSVKLGLMLATHKDEAVRRAAWQGLGSIEPFVLQNGFLEIVTQRNRLGRLLGYEDYYDMKVSRNEGFSKKRLFELLDELERDTRDAARRSVDAVVQTNGEAARDPWNFGWFTSGDLTARKDPYLPFAGSFSNWVKSFAALGIRYSGANLTLDLVDRSGKYENGFMHGPGPAWVDRGTFRPARINFTANAVPGQVGSGHRALQTFFHEGGHAAHFSNIRKPAPCFAQEFAPTSVAFAETQSMFLDSLISDPDWLRRYAKNAAGEAMPEELILEGLRLSHTLRAYVLRTMLAVSYFEKALYELPEAELKPERVLAIARDAEQRLSFLNASARPLLSIPHLLAGDSSAYYHGYTLAQMAVYQTRAFFLQRDGHLMDNPAIGPDLARAYWAPGNSRTFLQLVQDLTGEPFSAKATVALVNQPLEEVESNARRAFERERKQPHFAGDLDLDAEISVIHGDQRITSSADRSLEQVGQEFGQWIQSLA